In the Agrococcus sp. Marseille-Q4369 genome, one interval contains:
- a CDS encoding thiamine pyrophosphate-binding protein codes for MSTVGHAVMATLRAYGVDTVFGIPGTHNLELYRPLAELGIRPVTTRHEQGAGYAADGWSQRTGLPGVVITTSGPGLLNALSAAGTAFAESRPMILLAPGPERGREFADAGTLHETKDQLGAASAIVERASRAQSAAEAVEAVHDAFARFATGRPRPVYLELPLDLLSEEAGLPESDLAAREPAPLPAVDAGLVAAAAALLRGAADPVILAGGGSRGARDELRTLAERLGAPVVTTLNGKGVLDEHHELSLGANLRLAAARDRARDADVLLVVGSKLGEAELWVDRLEARGRVIRVDVLESQLQRNQEAEVGLVGDARAVLAALVAELGEGEPRDAAAEVAATLERVRAESAELSPENAAIAEAIAAALPADAIVATDSSQIAYWGLVNALRVREPGTALYMATYATLGYGLPAALGARVASPERPTFAVVGDGALMFSVQELMTIVEQRLDVTVIVVDNGGYAEIKQNELDAGIAPVGVDLAQPDWARLADAFGGTGRRVTDAAGLGEAVDAAVAAGGLQLIHIEQAGFDAGPADIAGETE; via the coding sequence GTGAGCACGGTCGGCCACGCCGTCATGGCGACGTTGCGCGCCTACGGCGTCGACACCGTCTTCGGCATCCCCGGCACGCACAACCTCGAGCTCTACCGGCCGCTCGCCGAGCTCGGCATCCGCCCCGTCACGACGAGGCACGAGCAGGGCGCGGGCTACGCGGCCGACGGCTGGTCGCAGCGCACGGGGCTTCCCGGCGTCGTCATCACGACGAGCGGACCGGGGCTGCTGAACGCGCTCTCGGCCGCCGGCACGGCGTTCGCCGAGTCGCGCCCGATGATCCTCCTCGCGCCCGGCCCCGAGCGCGGCCGCGAGTTCGCCGACGCGGGCACGCTGCACGAGACGAAGGACCAGCTCGGCGCTGCGAGCGCGATCGTCGAGCGGGCCAGCCGCGCCCAGTCGGCAGCCGAGGCCGTCGAGGCGGTGCACGACGCGTTCGCGCGCTTCGCGACCGGCCGGCCCCGGCCCGTCTACCTCGAGCTGCCGCTCGACCTGCTCTCGGAGGAAGCCGGGCTGCCCGAGAGCGACCTCGCGGCGCGCGAGCCCGCGCCCCTCCCCGCGGTCGACGCGGGCCTCGTCGCGGCCGCCGCCGCGCTGCTGCGCGGCGCGGCCGATCCCGTCATCCTCGCGGGCGGCGGCTCGCGCGGCGCGCGCGACGAGCTGCGCACCCTCGCCGAGCGGCTCGGCGCACCCGTCGTGACGACGCTCAACGGCAAGGGTGTGCTCGACGAGCACCACGAGCTCTCGCTCGGTGCGAACCTCCGCCTCGCCGCGGCCCGCGACCGGGCCCGCGACGCCGACGTGCTGCTCGTCGTCGGCTCGAAGCTCGGCGAGGCCGAGCTGTGGGTCGACCGGCTCGAGGCGCGCGGGCGCGTCATCCGCGTCGACGTGCTCGAGTCGCAGCTGCAGCGCAACCAGGAGGCCGAGGTCGGCCTCGTCGGCGACGCGCGCGCCGTGCTCGCGGCCCTCGTCGCCGAGCTCGGCGAGGGCGAGCCGCGCGACGCGGCCGCGGAGGTCGCGGCGACGCTCGAGCGCGTGCGCGCCGAGTCGGCCGAGCTCTCGCCCGAGAACGCCGCGATCGCCGAGGCGATCGCCGCGGCGCTCCCCGCCGACGCGATCGTCGCGACCGACTCCTCGCAGATCGCCTACTGGGGCCTCGTCAACGCGCTGCGCGTGCGCGAGCCCGGCACCGCGCTCTACATGGCGACCTACGCGACGCTCGGCTACGGCCTCCCCGCCGCGCTCGGCGCCCGCGTCGCGAGCCCCGAGCGGCCGACCTTCGCGGTCGTCGGCGACGGTGCCCTCATGTTCTCGGTGCAGGAGCTCATGACGATCGTCGAGCAGCGGCTCGACGTCACGGTCATCGTCGTCGACAACGGCGGCTACGCCGAGATCAAGCAGAACGAGCTCGACGCGGGCATCGCGCCCGTCGGCGTCGACCTCGCGCAGCCCGACTGGGCGAGGCTCGCGGATGCGTTCGGCGGCACGGGCCGTCGGGTCACCGACGCTGCGGGGCTCGGCGAGGCCGTCGACGCGGCCGTCGCCGCGGGCGGGCTGCAGCTCATCCACATCGAGCAGGCAGGGTTCGACGCCGGTCCGGCCGACATCGCAGGGGAGACGGAATGA
- a CDS encoding DUF4245 family protein, whose translation MSPKQPRIVAELGRPETPEETAARKAAASRRHRENQTFSNLLVAIAACLGVVLVMVLVVLRPSPPPREPVDVAAAAASAEASVGATLIAPVLPEGFDSNAAEIRVGADGVTTWYAGYVTPAEQFVSFTQALDANPTWLLTATDGAPQTGERTVGGLTWTEHDQRDADDPGNFAFVLTTEHDASTVVIAGTAADDEIQAFAEAVSASLTAGE comes from the coding sequence ATGAGCCCGAAGCAGCCCAGGATCGTCGCGGAGCTCGGCCGCCCCGAGACGCCTGAGGAGACGGCCGCGCGCAAGGCGGCCGCGTCGAGGCGGCACCGCGAGAACCAGACCTTCTCGAACCTCCTCGTCGCGATCGCCGCGTGCCTCGGCGTCGTGCTCGTCATGGTGCTCGTCGTGCTGCGGCCATCGCCGCCGCCCCGCGAGCCCGTCGACGTCGCCGCCGCTGCCGCCTCGGCCGAGGCGAGCGTCGGTGCGACGCTCATCGCGCCGGTGCTGCCGGAGGGCTTCGACTCGAACGCGGCCGAGATCCGCGTCGGCGCCGACGGCGTCACGACCTGGTATGCCGGCTACGTGACGCCCGCCGAGCAGTTCGTCTCGTTCACGCAGGCGCTCGACGCCAATCCGACGTGGCTGCTCACCGCGACCGACGGTGCCCCGCAGACGGGCGAGCGCACGGTCGGCGGGCTCACGTGGACCGAGCACGACCAGCGCGACGCCGACGACCCAGGGAACTTCGCGTTCGTGCTCACGACCGAGCACGACGCATCCACCGTCGTCATCGCCGGCACCGCCGCCGACGACGAGATCCAGGCGTTCGCCGAGGCTGTGAGCGCTTCGCTCACGGCCGGCGAGTGA
- a CDS encoding class II fumarate hydratase: MNDVEYRIEHDTMGEVRVPKHALYAAQTQRAVENFPISGSGLEPAQIVALARIKRAAAIANRDLGILEASIADAIVAAADEVIGGAHHDQFPVDTYQTGSGTSSNMNMNEVLANLASKHRGEGVHPNDHVNASQSSNDVFPTSVHIAVTGALVEQAIPALEHLAEALEEKAALWADAVKPGRTHLMDATPVTLGQEFGGYAAQIRYGIERIEAALPRVAEVPQGGTAVGTGINTPLGFPEKVIAEIAASSGLPITEARNHFEAQANRDGLVEASGALRTIAVSLTKINNDLRWMGSGPNTGLGEVAIPDLQPGSSIMPGKVNPVVPEAVLMVASRVIGNDATIAWAGASGSFELNVQIPVMGTALLESIRLLSNASRVLADKTIAGLEANLERAAALAGMSPSIVTPLNRLIGYEAAAKIAKHSVKEGITVREAVIDLGYVERGELTEADLDKALDLLSMTHPGVAK; this comes from the coding sequence GTGAACGACGTCGAGTACCGGATCGAGCACGACACGATGGGCGAGGTGCGGGTGCCGAAGCACGCGCTCTACGCCGCGCAGACGCAGCGCGCGGTCGAGAACTTCCCCATCTCGGGCTCGGGGCTGGAGCCCGCCCAGATCGTCGCGCTCGCGCGCATCAAGCGCGCCGCCGCGATCGCGAACCGCGACCTCGGGATCCTCGAGGCCTCGATCGCCGATGCGATCGTCGCGGCGGCCGACGAGGTCATCGGCGGCGCGCACCACGACCAGTTCCCGGTCGACACCTACCAGACGGGCTCCGGCACCTCCTCCAACATGAACATGAACGAGGTGCTCGCGAACCTCGCGTCGAAGCACCGCGGCGAGGGCGTGCACCCGAACGACCACGTCAACGCGTCGCAGTCGTCGAACGACGTCTTCCCGACCTCGGTGCACATCGCCGTCACCGGCGCGCTCGTCGAGCAGGCGATCCCCGCGCTCGAGCACCTCGCCGAGGCGCTCGAGGAGAAGGCTGCGCTGTGGGCCGACGCCGTCAAGCCCGGCCGCACGCACCTCATGGACGCGACGCCCGTCACGCTCGGCCAGGAGTTCGGCGGCTACGCCGCGCAGATCCGCTACGGCATCGAGCGCATCGAGGCGGCGCTCCCCCGCGTCGCCGAGGTGCCGCAGGGCGGCACGGCCGTCGGCACCGGCATCAACACGCCGCTCGGCTTCCCCGAGAAGGTCATCGCCGAGATCGCCGCCTCGAGCGGGCTGCCGATCACCGAGGCTCGCAACCACTTCGAGGCGCAGGCGAACCGCGACGGCCTCGTCGAGGCATCCGGCGCCCTCCGCACGATCGCGGTCTCGCTCACGAAGATCAACAACGACCTGCGATGGATGGGCTCGGGCCCCAACACGGGCCTCGGCGAGGTCGCGATCCCTGACCTGCAGCCGGGCTCGTCGATCATGCCGGGCAAGGTCAACCCCGTCGTGCCGGAGGCCGTGCTCATGGTCGCCTCGCGCGTCATCGGCAACGACGCGACGATCGCGTGGGCAGGCGCGTCGGGCTCGTTCGAGCTCAACGTGCAGATCCCGGTGATGGGCACGGCGCTGCTCGAGTCGATCCGGCTGCTCTCGAACGCCTCGCGCGTGCTCGCCGACAAGACGATCGCGGGCCTCGAGGCGAACCTCGAGCGCGCCGCCGCGCTCGCGGGCATGAGCCCGTCGATCGTCACGCCGCTCAACCGCCTCATCGGCTACGAGGCCGCCGCGAAGATCGCGAAGCACTCGGTCAAGGAGGGCATCACGGTGCGCGAGGCGGTCATCGACCTCGGCTACGTCGAGCGCGGCGAGCTCACCGAGGCCGACCTCGACAAGGCGCTCGACCTGCTCTCGATGACGCACCCGGGCGTCGCGAAGTAG
- a CDS encoding amidohydrolase, translated as MTQLTAEAKATAQAWIDEHLEQLTAWHTRIWELAEPAWREYRSQRWYVELLRAEGFEVEDGSAGMPTAFSARWSNGDGPTLLTYAEYDAVPGNSQAASTSEEPREGLSRFAPGHTDPHSALGISTLAGVLATKHAMQQHGIGGTLHYTGEPAEKMHGSKVVHGLRGYYDDADAIVSFHPFYMLPLCNTARWDTQCGAYYSKVYSFVCDHPESWQRSSADPNSPIPASHSAARAPGANVALMQMYTASRTMLDSMLPATGGWSFSDAILTDGQATADNLPQRVARLQLSWRTPDVEMAEHILAVLDRNAQAAAMMGHCEVEERWVARSRPGRTNHAMAEVLYANLEEVGAPSYGAEAIEVAQEIQRSLGLEPSERPFLAETERLIAPQEAERLLREHMPAWQRNWTSDDYVEMSHYAPLVRFYVSRPALQPVEGAGPYPAWVMNALGGIPATIAPTIVTAGKTVAGTFLDLLTRPELLAAAKAEFEERVAAEPMPPLLPADFEPPIELPWPDYAGAGDARRW; from the coding sequence ATGACGCAGCTGACCGCCGAGGCGAAGGCGACCGCGCAGGCGTGGATCGACGAGCACCTCGAGCAGCTCACCGCGTGGCACACCCGCATCTGGGAGCTCGCGGAGCCCGCGTGGCGCGAGTACCGCTCGCAGCGCTGGTACGTCGAGCTGCTCCGGGCCGAGGGCTTCGAGGTCGAGGACGGCTCGGCCGGCATGCCGACCGCCTTCAGCGCCCGCTGGTCGAACGGCGACGGCCCGACGCTCCTCACCTACGCGGAGTACGACGCCGTGCCGGGCAACAGCCAGGCGGCCTCGACGAGCGAGGAGCCGCGCGAGGGCCTCTCGCGGTTCGCGCCGGGCCACACCGACCCGCACTCGGCGCTCGGCATCTCGACCCTCGCCGGCGTGCTCGCGACGAAGCACGCGATGCAGCAGCACGGCATCGGCGGCACGCTCCACTACACGGGCGAGCCCGCCGAGAAGATGCACGGCTCGAAGGTCGTGCACGGCCTGCGCGGCTACTACGACGACGCCGACGCCATCGTCTCGTTCCACCCCTTCTACATGCTGCCGCTGTGCAACACCGCGCGGTGGGACACGCAGTGCGGCGCGTACTACTCGAAGGTCTACTCCTTCGTGTGCGACCACCCCGAGTCGTGGCAGCGCTCGAGCGCCGATCCGAACTCGCCCATCCCCGCCTCGCACTCCGCGGCGCGGGCGCCGGGCGCGAACGTCGCGCTCATGCAGATGTACACCGCCTCGCGCACGATGCTCGACTCGATGCTGCCCGCGACGGGCGGCTGGAGCTTCTCCGACGCGATCCTCACGGACGGCCAGGCGACCGCCGACAACCTGCCGCAGCGCGTCGCCCGCCTGCAGCTCTCGTGGCGCACGCCCGACGTCGAGATGGCGGAGCACATCCTCGCCGTGCTCGACCGCAACGCGCAGGCCGCGGCGATGATGGGCCACTGCGAGGTCGAGGAGCGCTGGGTCGCGCGCAGCCGCCCGGGCCGCACGAACCACGCGATGGCCGAGGTGCTCTACGCCAACCTCGAGGAGGTCGGCGCGCCGAGCTACGGCGCCGAGGCGATCGAGGTCGCGCAGGAGATCCAGCGGAGCCTCGGCCTCGAGCCGAGCGAGCGGCCGTTCCTCGCCGAGACCGAGCGGCTCATCGCGCCGCAGGAGGCGGAGCGGCTGCTCCGCGAGCACATGCCGGCGTGGCAGCGCAACTGGACGAGCGACGACTACGTCGAGATGTCGCACTACGCGCCGCTCGTGCGCTTCTACGTCTCCCGGCCCGCGCTGCAGCCCGTCGAGGGCGCGGGCCCGTACCCCGCGTGGGTCATGAACGCGCTCGGCGGCATCCCCGCGACGATCGCGCCGACGATCGTGACCGCCGGCAAGACGGTCGCCGGCACCTTCCTCGACCTCCTGACGCGACCCGAGCTGCTCGCGGCGGCGAAGGCCGAGTTCGAGGAGCGCGTCGCGGCCGAACCGATGCCGCCGCTCCTGCCCGCCGACTTCGAGCCGCCGATCGAGCTGCCCTGGCCCGACTACGCCGGCGCGGGCGACGCTCGCCGCTGGTAG
- a CDS encoding exodeoxyribonuclease VII small subunit → MTTPASDAVAELTYEQARDELVRVVQALESGGASLEESLALWERGNALADRCEQWLQGAKARLDAARAAGSPAAEGAAEA, encoded by the coding sequence GTGACCACCCCCGCGAGCGACGCCGTCGCAGAGCTGACCTATGAGCAGGCCCGCGACGAGCTCGTGCGCGTCGTGCAGGCGCTCGAGTCGGGCGGGGCGTCGCTCGAGGAGTCGCTCGCGCTCTGGGAGCGCGGCAACGCGCTCGCCGACCGCTGCGAGCAGTGGCTGCAGGGGGCGAAGGCGCGGCTCGACGCCGCGCGCGCCGCAGGGTCGCCGGCCGCCGAGGGGGCCGCCGAGGCATGA